Genomic window (Sphingomonas sp. S1-29):
CGACCCCTGACAAGGTGGCGATCATGGGCGGCTCGTACGGCGGCTATGCGACGCTGGTCGGGGTTACCTTCACCCCCGAGACCTTCGCCTGCGGGGTCGACATCGTCGGCCCGTCGAACCTCAAGACGCTGATGGAGAGCTTCCCGGCCTATTGGCGGCCGATGCTCGAGGGGACCTTCTACAAGCATATCGGCGACCCGACCAAGCCCGACGACGTCAAGCGGATGATGGCGCAGTCGCCGATCAGCCGGGTCGATGCGATCAAGGTGCCGCTGCTGATCGGGCAAGGGCAGAACGACCCGCGCGTGGTGAAGGCCGAGAGCGACCAGATCGTCGAGGCGATGCGCGCCAAGAAGCTGCCGGTGACCTATGTCAACTATCCCGACGAGGGCCATGGCTTCCAGCGCCCGCCCAACCGGCTGAGCTTCAATGCGGTCGCCGAGGGCTTCCTGGGCCAGTGCCTGGGCGGCAAGGCCGAACCGATCGGCGACGATTTCACCGGATCGACGCTGCAGGTGCTCGAGGGCGCGCAATATGTGCCGGGGCTGGCCGAGGCTTTGCCCAAGGCTGCGCCTGCCGGGGGGCAGTAAGCAAGCGGGGATGCGGTGAGGCACCGACCTCACCCCATCCCCCTTCCGTCACCCCGGACTTGATCCGGGGTCCACCTCTCCCCAACCACCGGCACGGGTTGTTGCACGCTGGACCCCGGATTAAGTCCGGGGTGACGGCTTGGGGTACGGCCCCGCCCCGCCCCCAACTCCCGACGTGACGAGGGTAAACCCGCGGTATATGCTGGCCACCTTGCGCGCAGCGTATTAGCGCGATAATACAGCAGCGGGCATATGCGTATCGACACTCTCGACCAATGGCGACCGACGCCCGCGCCCGGTGATCCGTTCGCCCCCGCTTTGTCGTCGCCCAACCCCGCGCCCCCCGCCCCGCCGCCGGGCGAACCCCCGCTGCCGCCATCATGGCGCCCGAGCCCGATGCGCTGGATCGCGCGCGGCCTGGCCGGGCTGATCGTGCTGCTGGTGCTCGTCATCGCGTGGCTGGCGATCACCGCGCCGATGTCGAAGTCGCTCGAACCGCCGGTGCCGCCGTCGGTGACCTTGCTGTCGGCCGAGGGCGACCCGATCGCGCGGCACGGCGCGATCATCGGCACGCGCGTCGACGCGACCAAGCTGCCCGCGCACGTCAAGGCGGCGTTCCTGGCGATCGAGGACCGCCGCTTCCGCAGCCATTGGGGAGTCGATCCGCGCGGCATCGCGCGCGCTTTCGTCAACAACGTGTTCACCAGCCGCTCGTCGCAGGGCGGCAGCACGATCACCCAGCAATTGGCGAAGAACGCCTTTCTCTCGTCGGACCGGACGCTGGGCCGCAAGGCGCAGGAGCTGATGATCGCCTTCTGGCTCGAAGCGTGGCTGACCAAGGACGAGATCCTGTCGCGCTATCTGTCGAACGTCTATTTCGGCGACAACGCCTACGGCCTCGACGCCGCCGCCAACCATTATTTCAGCCGCGACCCCGAGGATCTGAGCATCGGCCAGGCAGCGATGCTCGCAGGACTGGTCAAGGCGCCGTCGCGGCTGGCGCCGTCGAAGAACCTGTCAGGTGCGCGCGCGCGCCAGGCCTTGGTGGTGGCGGCGATGGCCGATGCGGGCTTCATCAGCGAAGCCGAGGCCGACGACGTGTCGCCCGCGCGGCTCAAGATGGCCAAGACCAAAAGGCTGCCGACGGGCTCCTATTTCGCCGATTGGGTGATGCCGCAGGCGCGCGACCAGGCGGGCGCGATCGGCGCCGACCAGACGGTCAAGACCACGCTCGAGACGCGGCTGCAGCGTGCCGCCGAACGCGCGGTGCGCAATGCGGGCCTGCGCGAGGCGCAGGTGGCGATCGTTTCGATGCGGCCCGACGGGCGGATCGTCGCGATGGTCGGCGGCAAGGATTACGCCAAGAGCCCGTTCAACCGCGCGACGCAGGCGCGGCGCCAGCCGGGATCGACCTTCAAGCTGTTCGTCTATCTCGCCGCCTTGCGCGCGGGGATGGAGCCCGACGACATGGTCGAGGACCGCCCGGTGACGATCGGCGAATGGAGCCCCAAAAACTCGGACGGGCGCTATCTTGGCGACATCAGCCTGGCGCAGGCGTTCGCGCGATCGAGCAACGTCGCCGCCGCGCGGCTGACCCAACAATTGGGGCCGAAAGCGGTGATCAAGGCCGCGCGCGACCTCGGCATCTCGACCCCGATCCCCAACGAGGCGACGATCGCGCTCGGCACCTCTTCGGTCTCGTTGATCGAGCTGACCGCCGCCTATGCCGCGATCGCCGCGGGCGAAGCGCCGGTGCGCGCGCGCGGGCTGTCGCAAGTGGCCGAGGGGAGCTGGCTCGAACGGCTGGGGATCGACACGCAGCGCATCCCCGCTCGCCAGCTCGAAGACATGCGAAGCCTGCTCGCCGGTTCGATCGCGCAGGGCACCGGGCGGCAGGCGCGGCTGTCGGTCGAGGCGTTCGGCAAGACCGGCACGACGCAGGACAATCGCGACGCGCTGTTCATCGGCTATGCCGACGGCATCGTCACCGGCGTGTGGGTCGGCAATGACGACAATACGCCGAACGCCGGGCTGTCGGGCGGCGGCGTGCCTGCGCGGATCTGGCGCGACTATATGATGCGCGCGACCGGCGCGAGCGCGGGCGGCCGCCCGCCCGAGGCGATCGAAGTCGTCGAGGAAGCCGCGAACGTCGCTGAGATGCTCGGCGACGAATTCGGCGTCGAGGTGCCACCGATCGACCTTCAGGGCGAGTTCGAAGGGCTCGGGCTGAACCTGCGCGTCGGCCCCGATGGCGAGATCGAGATGGGCCCCGGGGAAAGGCGCCGCGAAGAGGAACCGCCGCCCGAAGAGGAAGCGTTCTGAACCTAACGCACCTCCCCCGCCAGGGGGAGGCGGACGCTCCAGCGTCCGTCAGAGGGGGCGGATAGGGAAACCGTGGTGGCGCATACCGAAGCGCATCGCTTACCTCCCCCTCCGTCAGCCGCTGGCTGACACCTCCCCCTGGCGGGGGAGGACCATGCTGGTCGAAGCTTCGCGTCGGTCGCAACCCAAACCGCCCGGGGTGCCGCCCACCCCAAATCCTCCCCCGCCAGGGGGAGGTGGCGGGCGCCTCGGCGCCCGTCGGAGGGGGCGGATGGGGGAACCGTGGTGGCGCATACCGACGCGCATCGCTTACCTCCCCCTCCGTCAGCCTTTGGCTGACACCTCCCCCTGGCGGGGGAGGATCATGCCGGCCGAGCTTGGGGTCGGTCGTGACCCAAATCGCACAGGATGCCGCCCACCCCAAATCCTCCCCCGCCAGGGGGAGATGGCGGGCGCCTCGGCGCCCGTCGGAGGGGGCGGATCAGGAAATCGTGGTGGCGCATACCGAAGCGCATCGCTTACCTCCCCCTCCGTCAGCCTTTGGCTGACACCTTCCTGGCGGGGGAGGATGCGGCTGGCCTCCTCCCGCCGGCAGGAGAAGGATTATTGACGCCCTTCACGCCCTTCCCCATTGCTCCCCCATGCGCTTCTTCTCGGACAACGCCGCCCCCGTTTGCCAACCCGTGCTCGACGCGATGCTGGCGGCCAACACGCTCGACACCGCCTATGATGGCGACCGCTGGAGCAAACGGCTCGACGGCGCGATGTCCGATCTGTTCGAAACGCAGGTCGCGTGCCTGTGGGTGCCCACCGGCACCGCCGCCAACGCGCTCGCGCTCGCCGCGATGGTCCCGCCGCACGGCGCGACGATCTGCCATGCCGAGGCGCATATCCAGGTCGACGAATGCGGCGCGCCCGAATTCTTCACGCATGGCGCCAAATTGCTGCTGGTCGAGGGTGACGGGGCCAAGCTGACCCCCGCGGCACTCGCCGAAACGCTGGGCAACATCCGCGACGATGTCCACCAGGTCCAGCCGCACGCGGTGTCGATCACCAACGCCACCGAATATGGCCGCGTCTATACCCCCGCCGAAGTCGCCGCGATCGCCGAAGTGATCCGCCCGCGCGGGCTCGGGCTGCACATGGACGGCGCGCGCTTTGCCAATGCGGTCGCGCATCTGGGCTGTTCGCCCGCCGATGTCACCTGGCGCGCCGGCGTCGATGCGCTGAGCTTCGGCTTCGTCAAGAATGGCGGCATGGGGGCGGAGGCACTCGTGTTCTTCAAACCCGAGCTTGCCGCCGCCACCCGCTATCGCCGCAAGCGCGCAGGGCATTTACTGTCGAAGGGGCGGTTCCTGGCGGCGCAAATCCTGGCGATGCTCGAAAACGATGTATGGCTGGACAATGCCCGCGCCGCCAATGCCGGCGCGCAATTGCTGGCGCAGGCGGCAGGCGAGCGGCTGGTCCAGCCGGTCGAGGCGAACGAGGTGTTCCTGCGCCTCACCGCCCACGAAGCAGCTGGGCTTCGCGCGCAGGGCTTCGATTTCTACGATTGGGGCGCGGGTGAAGCGCGGCTGGTCACCGCCTGGGACCAGGGCGCAGACGTCGTCGCCCCGCTCGCGCAAGCGATCGCCGCGCTTTGAGCGGAGCCAAGCCGCAATCGACCCGGCTGACGGTCCTGATCCCCTTCGCGCTGGTCACCTTGATCTGGGGATCGACCTGGATCGTCATTCGCGGCCAATTAGGCGAGGTGCCGCCGAGCTGGTCGGTCGCCTATCGCTTCGTGATCGCGGGCGTCGTGATCCTGGGCTGGGCGGCGTTCCGGCGCGAGAAATTGTCGCTCGATGCGCGCGGCTGGCGCTTTGCCGCGATGCTCGGGGTCATGCAGTTCGTGCTGAACTTCAACTTCGTCTATCGCGCCGAACAGCACATCACCTCGGGGCTGGTCGCGGTGGTGTTCGCGCTGCTGCTGGTGCCCAATGCGATCCTGGGGCGGATTTTCCTGGGGCAGATGCTCGGGCGGCAATTGCTGATCGGATCGGCGGTCGCGATCGGCGGCATCGCGATGCTGTTCACCCACGAAGCGCGGGTCGATCCCAATAATGGCAGCGAGGTGATGATCGGCATCGTCATCACCTTGTGCGGCGTCCTTTCGGCCTCGGTCGCCAACATCATGCAGGGAACGCGCACCGCCAAGGCCTATCCGATGGCGACGATGCTTGGCCACGCGATGCTGATCGGCGCGGCGATCGACGCGAGCTTCGCCTGGATCACCACCGGCCCGCCGGTGTTCGACTGGTCGGCCAGCTACATCGCCGGCGTGCTGTATCTGGGTATCGTCGCCTCCGCCGTTGCGTTCACGCTCTATTTCGGTGTGCTTCGGATCATCGGCCCCGCCAAGGCGGCCTATTCGGGGGTGATCGTGCCGGTGATCGCGATGGCGCTGTCGACCGCGTTCGAGGGCTATCGCTGGTCGTGGCTGGCGGCGAGCGGCGCGGCGATGGCGCTGACCGGGCTGGTGATCGCGCTCAAGGCACGCAGGCCGAATCGGTAATCGGGATAGGCCAGCCGCCAGCCGAGCACGCGCTTGGCCTTGCCATTGGCGACGCGGCGGTTCTCGGCATAGAAGCTGCGCCCCATCGGCGACAGGCTTTCAAGCGGCACGAAAGGCGGCGGCGGCAGGTGAAGCAGCCGCGCCGCATGTTCGATCACTTCGTTCTGGCCGCAGGGATAGTCGTCGGACAAATTGTACGCGCCGGCGGGGGCGTCGAAGCCCAAGGTCACTCCGCTGACGATGTCGCCGACATGGACGCGGCTGAACACCTGGCCGGGCAAATCGACGCGATGCGCCTCGCCCGAAGCAACGCGGGTCAGCGGCGAACGGCCTGGGCCGTAAATGCCCGGCAGGCGAAACACGCGCGCGCCAAGCGCCAGCCAATCGGCATCGGCCTGGTTGCGCGCGGGGCGGCGGCCAGTGCCGGCGGGGGTGGTCTCGTCGACCCAGGCGCCGGCTGCGTCGCCATAGACACCGGTCGAGGAGAGATAGGCCAGCGTCGCGCGGCTGTCCGCCAGCGCCGCGCCGTAAGTGGTGAGCACGGGGTCGACACCCTCGGCCGGCGGCACCGACGACAGGATATGCGTCGCGTTGGCGATCTCGAACCCCACGCGATCGGTATCGGCAAAGGCAAGCGTGCCCTCGCGCCCGTCGCGCGTGGTGCCGGCGACGCGCGCGCCCTTGGCTTCGAGGTGGGTCCGCAGCCGCGCAGCGGTGTAGCCCTGGCCGAAGATCAATAGGCGCATGTCTTACTCCCCTCCCTGGAAGGGAGGGGTTGGGGGTGGGTCTGGTCCGGGTGATACGGCGACCAGGAACGCACACGGCTCCGTAGCATCAGGCCTCGACCCACCCCCGGCCCCTCCCTTTCAGGGAGGGGGGAAGAAGCGCCCCTCACTTCCCACCGCCATACAACGTCCCGAAGAAATCACCCTTGTTCCACACCGGCTTGGGCCCATCGGCCAGCGCGCGCGTCAGATCGTAGTTCAGCCGCACGAAGCGCCGCGCCGCGTCCCAGTCGAAGGGCAGCTTCAGGTCGTCCGATGGCTGGTGGTAATGCTGCTCGATGAACGCAGCGGTCGCCGCCGCGCCCGGCCCCTTCGGCCCCGCATCGATCGAGACCGAAGGCACCCCCTGTTTGACGAAGCTATAGTGATCGGTGCGCACGAAGAACGCTTCGTCGGGCGTCGGATCGGGGGTCAGCGTCAGCCCCTGCGCCTTTGCCACGCGGCCGAGCGCCGGGCCGATGCTCGACCGGTCGGCGCCATAGGCGACGATATCCTCGAACTTGTAGGTCATGATCGGCATGTCGAGATTGACGTTGGCGGCGAGGCTGGCGCGCGGCACCGTCGGATAGCGCGCGAAATAGTCCGATCCGATCAGCCCGGCTTCCTCCGCCGTCACCGCCACGAACAATATGCTGCGCTTCGGCGGCTTGCCCGATGCACGGAACGACTTGGCGACCTCGAGCATCGCCGCGATGCCCATCGCATTGTCCATCGCGCCATTGTTGATCGAATCGCC
Coding sequences:
- a CDS encoding transglycosylase domain-containing protein, giving the protein MRIDTLDQWRPTPAPGDPFAPALSSPNPAPPAPPPGEPPLPPSWRPSPMRWIARGLAGLIVLLVLVIAWLAITAPMSKSLEPPVPPSVTLLSAEGDPIARHGAIIGTRVDATKLPAHVKAAFLAIEDRRFRSHWGVDPRGIARAFVNNVFTSRSSQGGSTITQQLAKNAFLSSDRTLGRKAQELMIAFWLEAWLTKDEILSRYLSNVYFGDNAYGLDAAANHYFSRDPEDLSIGQAAMLAGLVKAPSRLAPSKNLSGARARQALVVAAMADAGFISEAEADDVSPARLKMAKTKRLPTGSYFADWVMPQARDQAGAIGADQTVKTTLETRLQRAAERAVRNAGLREAQVAIVSMRPDGRIVAMVGGKDYAKSPFNRATQARRQPGSTFKLFVYLAALRAGMEPDDMVEDRPVTIGEWSPKNSDGRYLGDISLAQAFARSSNVAAARLTQQLGPKAVIKAARDLGISTPIPNEATIALGTSSVSLIELTAAYAAIAAGEAPVRARGLSQVAEGSWLERLGIDTQRIPARQLEDMRSLLAGSIAQGTGRQARLSVEAFGKTGTTQDNRDALFIGYADGIVTGVWVGNDDNTPNAGLSGGGVPARIWRDYMMRATGASAGGRPPEAIEVVEEAANVAEMLGDEFGVEVPPIDLQGEFEGLGLNLRVGPDGEIEMGPGERRREEEPPPEEEAF
- a CDS encoding DMT family transporter; this encodes MSGAKPQSTRLTVLIPFALVTLIWGSTWIVIRGQLGEVPPSWSVAYRFVIAGVVILGWAAFRREKLSLDARGWRFAAMLGVMQFVLNFNFVYRAEQHITSGLVAVVFALLLVPNAILGRIFLGQMLGRQLLIGSAVAIGGIAMLFTHEARVDPNNGSEVMIGIVITLCGVLSASVANIMQGTRTAKAYPMATMLGHAMLIGAAIDASFAWITTGPPVFDWSASYIAGVLYLGIVASAVAFTLYFGVLRIIGPAKAAYSGVIVPVIAMALSTAFEGYRWSWLAASGAAMALTGLVIALKARRPNR
- a CDS encoding NAD(P)-dependent oxidoreductase codes for the protein MRLLIFGQGYTAARLRTHLEAKGARVAGTTRDGREGTLAFADTDRVGFEIANATHILSSVPPAEGVDPVLTTYGAALADSRATLAYLSSTGVYGDAAGAWVDETTPAGTGRRPARNQADADWLALGARVFRLPGIYGPGRSPLTRVASGEAHRVDLPGQVFSRVHVGDIVSGVTLGFDAPAGAYNLSDDYPCGQNEVIEHAARLLHLPPPPFVPLESLSPMGRSFYAENRRVANGKAKRVLGWRLAYPDYRFGLRALSAITSPVSAIAAPLAASHDQR
- a CDS encoding threonine aldolase family protein, with product MRFFSDNAAPVCQPVLDAMLAANTLDTAYDGDRWSKRLDGAMSDLFETQVACLWVPTGTAANALALAAMVPPHGATICHAEAHIQVDECGAPEFFTHGAKLLLVEGDGAKLTPAALAETLGNIRDDVHQVQPHAVSITNATEYGRVYTPAEVAAIAEVIRPRGLGLHMDGARFANAVAHLGCSPADVTWRAGVDALSFGFVKNGGMGAEALVFFKPELAAATRYRRKRAGHLLSKGRFLAAQILAMLENDVWLDNARAANAGAQLLAQAAGERLVQPVEANEVFLRLTAHEAAGLRAQGFDFYDWGAGEARLVTAWDQGADVVAPLAQAIAAL